One region of Zootoca vivipara chromosome 7, rZooViv1.1, whole genome shotgun sequence genomic DNA includes:
- the CCND3 gene encoding G1/S-specific cyclin-D3 isoform X1: MELLCVEGVIRAKRDPQLLRDRRVLQNLLSQEERYSPRVSYFQCVQKEIQPYMRKMLAFWMLEVCEEQKCEEEVFPLAMNYVDRYLSCVPTRKNHLQLLGAVCMLLASKLRETMPLTVEKLCIYTDNSITPREVLDWEFLVLEKLKWDLVSVIANDFLDHILQRLSLPQQKVDLVKKHAQTFIALCATDYTFAMYPPSMIATGSIGAAVHGLSTSSDDFSGEELTELLASITGTEVDCLKACQEQIEVALAENLKQTSQTRQEYSPSKDAAYPDSQDVSLTSTPTDVTDINL, from the exons ATGGAACTGCTGTGCGTGGAGGGGGTGATCCGGGCCAAGCGGGATCCGCAGCTGCTAAGGGATCGCCGGGTCCTACAGAACCTCCTGAGTCAGGAAGAGCGCTACAGCCCCCGGGTCTCCTATTTCCAGTGCGTGCAGAAGGAGATCCAGCCCTACATGCGGAAGATGTTGGCTTTTTGGATGTTGGAG GTTTGTGAGGAACAGAAGTGCGAAGAAGAGGTTTTCCCCTTGGCCATGAATTATGTGGATCGTTACCTGTCCTGTGTCCCTACCCGCAAAAACCACTTGCAGCTTCTCGGGGCTGTGTGTATGCTCCTGGCCTCCAAGCTGCGAGAAACCATGCCTTTAACAGTGGAGAAACTCTGCATTTACACAGACAATTCCATCACCCCACGTGAAGTTTTG GACTGGGAGTTTTTAGTCCTCGAGAAGCTAAAGTGGGACCTAGTGTCAGTGATAGCCAATGACTTCTTGGATCATATTCTCCAACGGCTCTCACTTCCCCAGCAGAAGGTGGACTTGGTGAAGAAGCATGCACAGACGTTCATTGCATTGTGTGCTACAG ATTACACATTTGCTATGTATCCCCCATCCATGATTGCTACTGGAAGCATTGGAGCAGCAGTCCATGGCCTCTCTACCTCATCCGATGATTTTTCTGGCGAGGAGCTCACGGAACTGCTTGCTAGCATTACTGGCACAGAGGTG gaCTGCCTGAAAGCTTGTCAGGAGCAGATTGAGGTTGCCTTAGCAGAGAACCTGAAACAGACCTCACAGACTCGGCAAGAGTACAGCCCCTCCAAGGATGCCGCTTACCCTGACAGCCAGGATGTCAGCCTGACCAGCACACCTACGGATGTCACAGACATCAACCTGTGA
- the CCND3 gene encoding G1/S-specific cyclin-D3 isoform X2 — MLDYFLNIYTSVSKEFLVASYEVCEEQKCEEEVFPLAMNYVDRYLSCVPTRKNHLQLLGAVCMLLASKLRETMPLTVEKLCIYTDNSITPREVLDWEFLVLEKLKWDLVSVIANDFLDHILQRLSLPQQKVDLVKKHAQTFIALCATDYTFAMYPPSMIATGSIGAAVHGLSTSSDDFSGEELTELLASITGTEVDCLKACQEQIEVALAENLKQTSQTRQEYSPSKDAAYPDSQDVSLTSTPTDVTDINL, encoded by the exons GTTTGTGAGGAACAGAAGTGCGAAGAAGAGGTTTTCCCCTTGGCCATGAATTATGTGGATCGTTACCTGTCCTGTGTCCCTACCCGCAAAAACCACTTGCAGCTTCTCGGGGCTGTGTGTATGCTCCTGGCCTCCAAGCTGCGAGAAACCATGCCTTTAACAGTGGAGAAACTCTGCATTTACACAGACAATTCCATCACCCCACGTGAAGTTTTG GACTGGGAGTTTTTAGTCCTCGAGAAGCTAAAGTGGGACCTAGTGTCAGTGATAGCCAATGACTTCTTGGATCATATTCTCCAACGGCTCTCACTTCCCCAGCAGAAGGTGGACTTGGTGAAGAAGCATGCACAGACGTTCATTGCATTGTGTGCTACAG ATTACACATTTGCTATGTATCCCCCATCCATGATTGCTACTGGAAGCATTGGAGCAGCAGTCCATGGCCTCTCTACCTCATCCGATGATTTTTCTGGCGAGGAGCTCACGGAACTGCTTGCTAGCATTACTGGCACAGAGGTG gaCTGCCTGAAAGCTTGTCAGGAGCAGATTGAGGTTGCCTTAGCAGAGAACCTGAAACAGACCTCACAGACTCGGCAAGAGTACAGCCCCTCCAAGGATGCCGCTTACCCTGACAGCCAGGATGTCAGCCTGACCAGCACACCTACGGATGTCACAGACATCAACCTGTGA
- the BYSL gene encoding bystin — MPKVKRSRGSGGAAKAASVPLAEQILQGDSVKPVTRVKRRGKAGKHGGGDEDEYVDERLSRRILEQARIQQEELEAEHGAEGGGEPEKAKTTVLGPASKDRDSDTDDDEWPTLEQAAAMGKGEYCEEVTVNPEDEKAIEMFMNKNPPLRRTLADIIMEKITEKQTEVETVMSEISGRPMPQLNPRVLEVYKGVKEVLSKYRSGKLPKAFKIIPALSNWEQILYITEPETWTAAAMYQATRIFSSNLKERMAQRFYNLVLLPRVRDDIAEYKRLNFHLYMALKKALFKPGAWFKGILLPICESGTCTLREAIIVGSILTKCSIPVLHSGAAMLKIAEMEYSGANSIFLRLLIDKKYALPFRVVDALVFHFLAFRTDRRTLPVLWHQCLLTFAQRYKEDLSSEQKEALLELLKFHSHPQISPEIRRELVNSKCRDVEGMQPAAME, encoded by the exons ATGCCGAAAGTGAAGCGCTCGAGGGGCTCCGGCGGGGCGGCGAAGGCGGCGTCCGTTCCGCTGGCCGAGCAGATCCTCCAGGGCGACTCCGTGAAGCCTGTCACGCGGGTGAAGCGCCGGGGCAAAGCGGGGAAGCATGGCGGCGGCGACGAGGACGAGTACGTGGACGAGAGGCTCTCCCGGAGGATCCTGGAGCAGGCTCGGATTCAGCAAGAGGAGCTGGAGGCCGAGCACGGCGCCGAGGGCGGAGGCGAGCCCGAGAAGGCGAAGACCACTGTCCTGG GACCTGCCTCAAAGGACAGAGATTCAGATACAGATGATGATGAGTGGCCAACACTGGAGCAAGCTGCAGCCATGGGGAAAGGAGAGTACTGTGAGGAGGTAACTGTGAATCCAGAGGATGAAAAAGCCATTGAGATGTTCATGAACAAGAATCCACCACTGAG GCGCACCTTGGCAGACATTATCATGGAGAAGATCACTGAGAAGCAGACAGAGGTGGAAACTGTGATGTCCGAAATATCTGGTCGGCCCATGCCACAGCTTAATCCCCGTGTCCTGGAAGTCTACAAGGGTGTCAAAGAA GTGCTGTCAAAATATAGGAGTGGGAAACTGCCTAAAGCATTTAAGATCATCCCAGCCTTGTCCAACTGGGAGCAGATCCTGTATATCACAGAGCCTGAAACGTGGACAGCAGCTGCCATGTACCAGGCAACAAG GATCTTTTCCTCTAACCTCAAAGAGAGGATGGCCCAGAGGTTCTACAATCTGGTGCTTCTCCCTCGAGTCAGAGATGACATTGCGGAATATAAGCGCCTCAACTTCCATCTTTACATGGCGTTGAAAAAGGCCTTGTTCAAGCCTGGGGCCTGGTTCAAAG GGATCCTCCTCCCCATATGTGAGTCAGGAACATGCACACTGCGAGAAGCCATCATTGTGGGCAGCATCCTCACCAAGTGCTCTATCCCTGTCCTTCACTCCGG GGCTGCTATGCTAAAGATTGCCGAGATGGAGTACAGTGGCGCCAACAGCATCTTTCTCCGCCTGCTCATTGACAAGAAGTACGCCTTGCCTTTCCGTGTGGTGGATGCCCTGGTCTTTCACTTCCTCGCCTTCCGGACGGACCGGCGCACCCTGCCTGTCCTCTGGCACCAGTGCCTCCTGACCTTTGCCCAGCGATACAAAGAGGACCTGTCCTCGGAGCAGAAAGAAGCCCTCTTAGAGCTGCTCAAGTTTCACAGCCACCCCCAGATCTCTCCAGAGATCCGCAGGGAGCTAGTGAACTCCAAGTGTCGGGACGTGGAGGGGATGCAGCCAGCGGCAATGGAGTGA